In the genome of Synergistaceae bacterium, the window AATGTAAGTTACTGCACCATGAAGCATATAATTTGACTCACGGGCACTTTGCAAAATCGCGCAGTCAACGTCCAAATAAGGCAGTGAGTCATTACTGGCCTCATCATAATAAAACTCGTTGTAGCTGTAAATGTCGCAGAAAAGTCCGGGAATCGCGATTCTTCCTAAATATTCGACTCCGTCTTCAAGTTCAGCGGGTTTAATTTCTCCGACATCAACTCGGCGCAAATCAAGTAATTTCATGATTTTGTTGTTATTCATGAATGCTTCTGCAGCGTTTGTCCCTAAAATTAACATGTTGGGATTAGTTCCGTTTTTGCGAAGTAATGACGCTTTCTCGCGCAACTTTGCTAGAATGTCATAACTTGCGCTCCATTTGTCTGCAGCCTGAGTCGTCTCGATATTAGCAAACCCGAAGTCTAACACGTCATTCAATCCGGGTGCAGTGATATTCAATTTTCCGTCCTGTTTTACACGCGCGCACATAAATTCTTCACGTCTTGCAATTGAGTCTAATAACTCGTTTAAATCATTTGCTGCGATTTTTGCTGCACGTTCATCCGGGCTTATTCCGGAGTTATAAGGCATTTCACCCAATAATTTCATTGCAAGAGTGTCATTTGTGATTACCCGCGAAGGAGAAATTAACGGCGTATGATAAGTCTTGACTTCATAACCATCACGATTTAACACATTGCTTGATAATCTGGGATTTGAATACGGCGCTAATCTTCGTTTGTTCGCGTAAAACTCAAAGCTAACAGTTTCAGTCGGAAAAGTTACAGTCTCCGAGAAAAAACGCGATTTAAAAAATGTCTTGACGGGATTAACTTTTTGAATTACTCCGCGTAAAGTTTTGGGATCATAAAAATCTGTCATGTTATATCACCTTATTTAGCCTTCCAGTTAAATTAATATGATTCTGTGAGTGCGCAAATT includes:
- a CDS encoding major capsid protein — encoded protein: MTDFYDPKTLRGVIQKVNPVKTFFKSRFFSETVTFPTETVSFEFYANKRRLAPYSNPRLSSNVLNRDGYEVKTYHTPLISPSRVITNDTLAMKLLGEMPYNSGISPDERAAKIAANDLNELLDSIARREEFMCARVKQDGKLNITAPGLNDVLDFGFANIETTQAADKWSASYDILAKLREKASLLRKNGTNPNMLILGTNAAEAFMNNNKIMKLLDLRRVDVGEIKPAELEDGVEYLGRIAIPGLFCDIYSYNEFYYDEASNDSLPYLDVDCAILQSARESNYMLHGAVTYIDSKTGEYVTEMNEFVPRTWSEVDPPIKHISVSSRPCPMPIDLDSWFVLKEVC